The following DNA comes from candidate division TA06 bacterium.
CATGAATCTCCATAAGCTCCGTCTTCTTGTTCGCATGCATGAGCAACAACTTGGAGGCACGTTCCTTTCTGGAATTGGTTGTATTCAAGAACCTCTTCCCCACCCGAAGCTTTCCAGAATATACCCTGATGAAACTGAGCTTGCCCACGAATGGGTCGGACTGAACCTTGAACACAAGTGCGGAGAAAGGCTCTTTGCCGTTTGCATGTCTTTCTTCTTCCTCATTGGTACGCGGGTTGATTCCGCAGATCGGAGGAAGATCAACAGGTGAAGGGAGGTACCGTACTGTAGCGTCTAATAGCATCTGTACTCCCTTATTCCTGAGAACCGCACCACAAAGGACAGGAGAAACCTGAGCCTTCAAGGTACCAACTCTCAGCGCTCTGTGCACATCTTCCGGCGGAACAGAGACTCCCTTGAGATACTTCTCTGTCAATTCATCGTCGAATTCGCTTGCAGCCTCAAGCATCGCATCTCTCATCTTTCGCGCTTCAGATTCATACTCTTGCGGAATGTCTAACTCCTCAAATCCCATCCCCTCACCCTCTTCTTGCCACACGTAGGCCTTCATCTTTACCAGATCGATCATGCCGCGGAAGGTATCCTCGACTCCCAGAGGGATCTGGATTGGCACCGGCGTACGGTCCAACCTTTCTCCCATCATCTCGACGGTGGCAAAGAAATCGGCACCAATTCTGTCCATCTTGTTGACGAATGAGATGATGGGAACCTCATACCTTGAGGCCTGTCTCCACACCGTCTCGGACTGCGCTTCCACACCCCCGACTCCGCAGAAGATGCAGATAGCTCCGTCTAAAATTCTCAGAGAACGTTCAACCTCGGCCGTGAAATCGACATGGCCCGGTGTATCTATGATATTAATTCTTCGTCCATTCCAGTAACAGGTAGTGGCCGCGGAGGTTATGGTTATTCCCCGCTCTTTCTCCTGCCGCATCCAATCCATGGTGGCAGTTCCTTCGTCCACCTCCCCAATTCTGTGCACCTTCCCCGTGTAGTATAATATCCTCTCGGTGGTAGTCGTCTTGCCGGCATCTATGTGAGCGAGTATGCCTATGTTTCGAATATTGATAATGTCTTGTTCTTCCATAACCAGTTCTCATTATACCTTTATCTACCACCTGAAGTGGGCAAAAGCCTTGTTGGCTTCTGCCATTCTGTGAGTATCTTCCCTCTTTTTCACCGCTGTACCCTCGCGATTTGATGCAGCAATCAATTCTCCTGCCAGCTTTTCACGCATCGTGTGCTCTGACCGCACTCTAGCAGCATGAAGTATCCATCTAATTGCCAGCGCTGTCCTCCTATCAGGCCTCACCTCAATGGGAACCTGGTACGTAGCACCGCCAACCCTTCTTGGTTTGACCTCAAGGACGGGCTTCACGTTGCCTATTGCTTTCTCAAAGACCACCATGCCGTCCTGTTTTGTCTTCTCAGCGATCAAATCCAGGGCTCCGTAGAAAATCTTCTCCGCCACCCCTTTCTTCCCCTTCTTCAGTATGTTATTGATAAATCTGGTGACCAACACACTCCCATATTTCGAATCTCCCGCCCTCTTCTTCTTTTCTGGCCTTCTTCTTCTGGGCATTTGCTCCCCTTACTTAGTCTCTCCAGCGATTTTGGTCCGTTTGGGCCTTTTGGCTCCATAAAGCGACCTGCTCTTCCTCCTCTCGTCAACCCCGCTGGTGTCAAGAACCCCCCTGATAATGTGGTATCTTACTCCAGGCAGGTCCTTTACCCTTCCCCCCCTTATCAGGACGATTGAATGCTCTTGAAGATTATGACCTTCGCCAGGTATATAACAGGTAACCTCGAAACCATTGGTCAGTCTAACCCGAGCCACCTTTCGCAGGGCGGAGTTTGGCTTCTTCGGAGTGGTAGCATAGACCCTTGTACACACACCCCTTCTCTGCGGTGATCCCATCAGAGCAGGGACCTTCGTCCTTTTCGTTATCTTCTTTCTTCCTTTTCGAACTAACTGGTTAATCGTGGGCATATCTTTCTCCTCATCTATCCTGCAGCCTTTGTCTCTTCTTCCACCTCAGGGGCCACCACTTTCAGATCCCTATACTCTTTCATGCCCGTTCCTGCAGGGATCAGGCTCCCCATGATCACATTTTCCTTCAGCCCCAGAAGACTATCTCTCTTTCCATGGATGGCAGCGTCGGTCAGCACCTTGGTTGTCTCCTGGAAAGACGCCGCCGATATGAAACTCTCGGTCGTCAGTGCGGCCTTGGTTATTCCCAGAAGAAGAGGTCTGAAGGTAGCCGGCTTACTACCGTCTTTCATAACTCTCCCATTCTCATTCTTAACCTGAACCTTATCGAGTGTCTCGCCTTCAATGAATATTGTATCGCCTGGATCTTCTATCCTCACCTTCTGGAGCATCTGTCTAACAATTACGCCAATGTGTTTGTCGTCGATACTGACGCCCTGAAGCCTGTACACCTCCTGTATCTCATTGACCAGATACTCCTGAACGGCAGTGGCGCCCTTTATGCTCAGAATGTCGTGAGGATTGATTGGTCCTTCACTCAGTTTGTCTCCGGCAGTGACCCTCTCACCCTGATGAATTCGGAGATGCTTCCCAAAAGGAACAGCATACTCCTTCTCGTCTCCACTATCACTCGTAACCACTATCGTTCTGTAACCCCTCTTGGGCTCTCCAAAGGAGACGATTCCGTCTATTTCTGTGACCGTCGCCTGATTCTTCGGTTTCCTCGCCTCAAAGAGTTCAGCAACTCTGGGAAGACCACCGGTGATGTCCCTCGTCTTAGTCACCTCTCTTGGTATCTTGGCAAGAATATCGCCAGGAACGACACTCTGCCCTTGCTTCACAAGAATGTAGGCACCTGTGGGCGCATCTGAACTGGCCGTCTTCCTGCCCTTTGGACTGACCACATTTATCTTTGGCTGAAGAGTCTTCTCCTTCTGCTCGATAATGACCGGCTGTCTTCTTCCAGTCCTCTCATCCAATTCCTCTCTTAGAGTAACCCCTTCGACGATGTCTTCGAATTCCACCTTACCCTTGGCCTCAGAAAGTATGACCAAGCTGTAGGGGTCCCATTCAAAGAGTGTATCACCTTTCTTCACATCTTGACGGTCTTCTATTTCAAGTCTTGCCCCGTATGGAATCTTATACTTCTGTTTTCCCTTTGGCATCGTAACAGTGAGAATCCCACCTCTTGAGAGGCTAATTAGTTTTCCGTCGGCTCCTCTTGTAAGTTTCGTGTTTTCCAGCTTCACTTTCCCTTCCGCCTTCGCAGATATTTTCGACTGCTCAGCTATCCTGACTGCTGTGCCGCCGATGTGAAAAGTCTTAAGTGTGAGCTGGGTCCCCGGCTCTCCTATCGACTGTGCAGCCATGACTCCCACAGCCTCACCGAGCTCAACCACATCGCCTGTGGCCAGGTTTCGACCATAGCACTTTCTACACAGCCCTCTCTTTGCCTCGCACGTAAGAACGGAGCGTATCTTCACTTTTTCGATGCTGCACTCCTCTACCTCTTTCGCCTGGGCCTCTCCAATCCCGTCGCCTGCGTTGACGATTACATCATCTGTTATGGGGTTTATGATGTCTTCAAGTGCAAACCTTCCCACAATCCTGTCCTTAAGGGCTTCTATCACTTCCTCGCCCTCTTTTATGGCTCTTGTCTCCAGACCCAGGATTGTTCCACAGTCCTCCTCAGTAATTATCACATCCTGCGCAACATCCACCAACCTCCTGGTCAGGTATCCCGCCTCGGCCGTTTTCAGAGCGGTATCTGTCAGACCTTTTCTCGCACCGTGAGTCGAGATGAAATATTCCAGAACCGTCAGGCCCTCTCTGAAGTTTGAGGTGATTGGGGATTCTATGATCTCTCCCACCTGCCCGGTAATCTTCTTCTGAGGTCTCGTCATCAGGCCTCTCATGCCAGCGATCTGCCTCACCTGTTGAGCTGAACCCCTCGCACCGGAGTCGGCCATCATGAAGATTGGATTGAAACCCTCCCTGTCCGTTTTCAATGCTTTTAGAGTCGCATCACCAACACTGGTCGTAGCTCTTGTCCATGTGTCAATGATCCGATTGTATCTCTCACCGTCGGTTATCCTCCCCTTCGAATGGTCAGCCTGAATGCGTGACACCTCTTCCTGGGCTTCCTTGATAATATCCTTCTTTTCTGCAGGAACAATCATGTCATCAATTCCGATAGTCAAACCCGAAAGCGTAGCATAGTGGAACCCCAAGTCCTTCAATCTGTCCAGGAAGATGGCAGTCTCATGAGGCCCTAGTTTCTTGAAAACCTGTGATACAAGATCAGAGAGCTTTCCCTCATCAAGAAGATCGTTTATGAATGCCACGCCTTCAGGGAGAATTTCATTGAAAAAGACCCTACCGGCCGTGGTCTCAATTATTTCACCATCCCATTTTATCCTTATCTTTGAGTGCAGGCTGATCACCCCAGCCTCCATTGCATGCCTGACTTCGTCGGGAGAGACGAACACACTTTCTCTGAGCTTCTCTCCGGGCCTCTCCTTTGTGAGATAGTAGAAACCAAGGACGATATCCTGCCTCGGGGCTGCCAGGGGCCTCCCGTTGGCTGGTGAAAGGATGTTGTTTGTAGAAAGCATGAGCACAAAACACTCTATCTGTGCTTCGAAAGAGAGTGGAACATGAACCGCCATCTGGTCTCCGTCGAAGTCTGCGTTGAACGCATGGCAGACAAGGGGATGTATTCTTATCGCCTTCCCCTCAACCAGAACAGGCTCGAATGCCTGTATGCCCAATCTGTGCAGGGTCGGCGCTCTGTTCAAAAGCACTGGATGGTCTTTCACTATCTCTTCCAGTATCTCCCAAACCTCGGGGGATTCTTTTTCCAGAAGCCTCTTGGCGCCTTTTACTGACTGGGCATGACCTCTATCCTCCAGTTTCTTGATTATGAATGGTTTAAACAGCTCCAGGGCCACGGTTTTTGGAATACCGCACTGGTGGAGCTTCAGCTCTGGACCGACCACGATCACGGATCTGCCGGAGTAGTCGACCCTTTTGCCCAAGAGATTCTGCCTGAATCTTCCTTGCTTTCCCTTCAGCGAATCAGACAGGGATTTTAGCGGCCTGTTCCCTCTGCCCTTTATCGCTCTGGCCCTTCTGCTGTTGTCCAGCAGCGCATCTACCGCCTCCTGCAGCATTCTCTTTTCGTTTCTCAGTATTATCTCTGGAGCTTTGATAGAAACGAGATTCTTGAGACGGTTGTTTCTGGTTATTACTCTTCTATAAAGGTCGTTCAGATCTGAGGTGGCATATCTTCCGCCCTCAAGTGGAACCAAGGGTCTGAGGTCTGGAGGAATGACAGGCAACACCTTCAATATCATCCACTCAGGTCTGTTGCCGGAATGTCTGAAGGCCTCAACTGTCCCAAGACGTTGCAAGAGCTTCCTTCTCCTCTCAACCGAGGTCTCAACCTTCATATGTGCTCTCAGGTTTGCCGAGAGTTCGTCAAGATCAAGGTCGGCCAGCAGGTCTTTTATCGCCTCAGCTCCGATCCTGGCGGTCATCCTTTCGCCGAATTGCTCCAGAAGCTCTGCGTACTCGTCCTCACTCAACAGAGTTCCCTTTTTCACAGGAGCGTCCCCGGGGTCAGTAACAATATAGGACTCATAGTAGAGCACCCTCTGCAGCTTCCCAATGGTCATGTCCGCCAGGAGCCCTATGCGACTGGGGACAGCTTTGTAGAACCAGATGTGGGCCACGGGCACAGACAGTTCTATGTGGCCCATCCTCTCTCTTCTCACCTTGGAAAGAGTGACTTCCACTCCACACCTGTCACAGATTACACCCTTATACCTGATATGCTTGTACTTACCGCAGTTGCATTCGTAGTCTTTTACAGGTCCAAAAATCCTCTCGCAGAAGAGACCGTCCTTCTCTGGCTTTTGCGTGCGGTAGTTGATCGTCTCCGGCTTGGCAACTTCACCGTACGACCAGGACCGTATGATCTCGTCAGAGGCCAGTCTTATCTGAATGGCGTCAAAATCCGTGGGTCTTACAACTTTTTCTCCCACGTCTCTAATCACAGCGTCCTCCTTCCCGAGCTACTCCTGCCGCTCGAGCAAGACATCAAGACAAAGTCCATTCAGTTCCTTAATGAGCACATTGAAGGAAGCTGGTAGACCAGGCTCCGGGGGATTTTCACCCTTGACGATCGACTCATAAAGTTTGCTTCTGCCGACCACATCATCCGATTTGACGGTAAGTATCTCCTGTAGAGTGTGGGCAGCACCATATGCCTCCAAAGCCCAAACTTCCATCTCACCAAATCTCTGTCCCCCAAGCTGCGCCTTACCTCCCAGAGGCTGCTGGGTTATCAGTGAATAAGGCCCGGTCGAACGGGCGTGGATCTTATCGTCCACCATGTGCGAAAGCTTCATCATGTATATGAATCCCACCACAATATCCTCAGCGAAGGGCTTACCAGACCTGCCGTCGATCAATCTAGCCTTCCCATTGGCGGGCAGCTTTGCCTTTGCCAATTCCTGCTTTATTTCTTCCACAGTAGCCCCTTCAAACACCGGAGTAACATACGTTAAGCCAAGTGCCTTGGCAGCCCAACCGAGATGCGTCTCAAGAATCTGACCCACGTTCATTCTTGAGGGCACACCCAGAGGATTGAGTACAATCTCCACCGGAGTCCCGTCCTCCATGTACGGCATGTCCTCGTCCGGTACTATCTTTGCTATTACCCCTTTGTTGCCGTGTCTCCCAGCCATCTTATCACCGACGGAAAGCCTCCTCCTCTGAGCGACAAACACTTCCACCTTCTTAAGGACTCCCTGCGGGAGCTCATCGCCTCTCTTTGCCTTGTCTATCTCGTTGTTCTTGTCTTCGTCTATCTGGTGCAAGATTTCCTCTGCGACACTCATCACCTGATCAATCTTGGATGCTATGGGCTTCTCTTTCACCACTTCGTAGGGGATATTCAGTTTGCAGATCTCCACCTCGGACAAATTCTTCTCCGAAAAGGTGGTTCCCTTCCTGATTACCACAGTACCAGTTCTGTCTCTCACGCTTTCGTTACACTGTTTCCCTAGAAGTAGAGAGCACAGTTTCTCTCTTTTCAGTTTTTCAATCCCCCTCTTCTGCTTGTCTGCGTCCTTCCTGACCTCTTCAATCTTCCTCTGTTCCTTCTTCTTGTCTATGTTGGTATTTCCCTTGCGGGAGAAGACCCTCACATCTACGACAACGCCGGTAACGCCGGGTGGAACCCTCAACGAGGTATCCCTGACGTCAGACGCCTTTTCACCGAAGATGGCCCTGAGAAGCTTCTCTTCTGGAGTAAGCTCTGTTTCGCCTTTGGGCGAGACCTTGCCTACCAGAATGTCTTCAGAACCGACTTCTGCACCAACTCTGACTATTCCGTCCTCATCAAGGTTCCTCAAAGCCTCTTCGCCAACGTTGGGTATCTCCCTGGTTATCTCCTCTGGTCCAAGCTTTGTCTCACGCACCTCGCACTCAAACTCTTCTATATGAATGGATGTGAACTTGTCATCCTTCAACAGCCGTTCACTGATCACCACGGCGTCCTCGAAGTTGTAGCCGCCCCACGGCATAAAGGCAACCAGAACGTTCATCCCCAAAGCAAGCTTCCCATCCTTTGTGGCAGGGCCATCTGCGATGATGTCTCCTGCTT
Coding sequences within:
- a CDS encoding 30S ribosomal protein S12: MPTINQLVRKGRKKITKRTKVPALMGSPQRRGVCTRVYATTPKKPNSALRKVARVRLTNGFEVTCYIPGEGHNLQEHSIVLIRGGRVKDLPGVRYHIIRGVLDTSGVDERRKSRSLYGAKRPKRTKIAGETK
- the rpsG gene encoding 30S ribosomal protein S7; translation: MPRRRRPEKKKRAGDSKYGSVLVTRFINNILKKGKKGVAEKIFYGALDLIAEKTKQDGMVVFEKAIGNVKPVLEVKPRRVGGATYQVPIEVRPDRRTALAIRWILHAARVRSEHTMREKLAGELIAASNREGTAVKKREDTHRMAEANKAFAHFRW
- the fusA gene encoding elongation factor G encodes the protein MEEQDIINIRNIGILAHIDAGKTTTTERILYYTGKVHRIGEVDEGTATMDWMRQEKERGITITSAATTCYWNGRRINIIDTPGHVDFTAEVERSLRILDGAICIFCGVGGVEAQSETVWRQASRYEVPIISFVNKMDRIGADFFATVEMMGERLDRTPVPIQIPLGVEDTFRGMIDLVKMKAYVWQEEGEGMGFEELDIPQEYESEARKMRDAMLEAASEFDDELTEKYLKGVSVPPEDVHRALRVGTLKAQVSPVLCGAVLRNKGVQMLLDATVRYLPSPVDLPPICGINPRTNEEEERHANGKEPFSALVFKVQSDPFVGKLSFIRVYSGKLRVGKRFLNTTNSRKERASKLLLMHANKKTELMEIHAGDITALVGLKWSGTGDTICSEDKPILFEKPIFPEPVVSIAIEPKTSKDQERMNEVLNRLSDEDPTFVVSEEAETGQTLISGMGELHLEVLVDRMVREFSVNVNVGKPKVAYKETLGSLSKGEGRFEKQTGSGGQFAEVTLEARPGSRGSGFVFENKCSPEVIPAGFVPIIRSGIEESLRTGILAGYEMVDIEVDLTGGRFDEHASTEIAFKAAASMAVRDALEKGAPTLLEPIMRLEVTTSEKYLGEIMADLNGRRGKVQEVFDRKAGQVIRAEVPIAEMFGYASSLRSLTQGRASFTMEFGSYEAVPGNMLDKLVVSLRGF
- the rpoC gene encoding DNA-directed RNA polymerase subunit beta'; protein product: MIRDVGEKVVRPTDFDAIQIRLASDEIIRSWSYGEVAKPETINYRTQKPEKDGLFCERIFGPVKDYECNCGKYKHIRYKGVICDRCGVEVTLSKVRRERMGHIELSVPVAHIWFYKAVPSRIGLLADMTIGKLQRVLYYESYIVTDPGDAPVKKGTLLSEDEYAELLEQFGERMTARIGAEAIKDLLADLDLDELSANLRAHMKVETSVERRRKLLQRLGTVEAFRHSGNRPEWMILKVLPVIPPDLRPLVPLEGGRYATSDLNDLYRRVITRNNRLKNLVSIKAPEIILRNEKRMLQEAVDALLDNSRRARAIKGRGNRPLKSLSDSLKGKQGRFRQNLLGKRVDYSGRSVIVVGPELKLHQCGIPKTVALELFKPFIIKKLEDRGHAQSVKGAKRLLEKESPEVWEILEEIVKDHPVLLNRAPTLHRLGIQAFEPVLVEGKAIRIHPLVCHAFNADFDGDQMAVHVPLSFEAQIECFVLMLSTNNILSPANGRPLAAPRQDIVLGFYYLTKERPGEKLRESVFVSPDEVRHAMEAGVISLHSKIRIKWDGEIIETTAGRVFFNEILPEGVAFINDLLDEGKLSDLVSQVFKKLGPHETAIFLDRLKDLGFHYATLSGLTIGIDDMIVPAEKKDIIKEAQEEVSRIQADHSKGRITDGERYNRIIDTWTRATTSVGDATLKALKTDREGFNPIFMMADSGARGSAQQVRQIAGMRGLMTRPQKKITGQVGEIIESPITSNFREGLTVLEYFISTHGARKGLTDTALKTAEAGYLTRRLVDVAQDVIITEEDCGTILGLETRAIKEGEEVIEALKDRIVGRFALEDIINPITDDVIVNAGDGIGEAQAKEVEECSIEKVKIRSVLTCEAKRGLCRKCYGRNLATGDVVELGEAVGVMAAQSIGEPGTQLTLKTFHIGGTAVRIAEQSKISAKAEGKVKLENTKLTRGADGKLISLSRGGILTVTMPKGKQKYKIPYGARLEIEDRQDVKKGDTLFEWDPYSLVILSEAKGKVEFEDIVEGVTLREELDERTGRRQPVIIEQKEKTLQPKINVVSPKGRKTASSDAPTGAYILVKQGQSVVPGDILAKIPREVTKTRDITGGLPRVAELFEARKPKNQATVTEIDGIVSFGEPKRGYRTIVVTSDSGDEKEYAVPFGKHLRIHQGERVTAGDKLSEGPINPHDILSIKGATAVQEYLVNEIQEVYRLQGVSIDDKHIGVIVRQMLQKVRIEDPGDTIFIEGETLDKVQVKNENGRVMKDGSKPATFRPLLLGITKAALTTESFISAASFQETTKVLTDAAIHGKRDSLLGLKENVIMGSLIPAGTGMKEYRDLKVVAPEVEEETKAAG